In Scyliorhinus torazame isolate Kashiwa2021f chromosome 18, sScyTor2.1, whole genome shotgun sequence, the following are encoded in one genomic region:
- the LOC140395422 gene encoding E3 ubiquitin/ISG15 ligase TRIM25-like isoform X2 yields MATADLLSLEQQLSCSICLEVFSNPVNLPCGHTFCLDCIQKNWDQNSLGVCPQCRAAFVPRLPLQKNIVLCGIVDEFNRMGQAQAARLSSGNDSEITCDSCAGSRTKAAKSCLACLTTYCEAHLRPHYENEAFRDHQLTDPVKDLNKRKCKMHCKLLEFFCKTDQMCICGLCILHTHRDHKVITTEEETTEKKKLLQEEKIRRQSQIEDINTAINKLKENVTSIKETTFQVRSDIDKHFGDLINCIKESQSIATNLIESEEAVALAQADSIQSWLNQRCSGLTRKSDEIDRLLKSDNIQLLKEFQAPEEMETDQVLPMLDTDIDKQLSSLKSVVAEMTKNVMQQLHEVHTEKLSAIKENGPWANSQHPRLQQACSSTSAASQQKNDCQSTSSTSLCGAPQPLVASLPRGFWPIPAPPITADFQSMPNPGAHQQPLIPSPGLWAMVTPQINAAFQSLPNDAHRLISWPSATPIGNANGLRGLPGNQQRGMVMSGRYTIAPCRAPLVLPTIPLPPQVRHQLPHSNTSVKEPESLTATVLSALPFQEQKQLLGV; encoded by the exons ATGGCTACAGCAGACCTGTTATCCCTGGAACAGCAGCTCTCCTGCTCCATCTGCCTGGAAGTCTTCAGCAACCCTGTCAACCTTCCCTGCGGGCACACATTTTGCCTCGACTGCATCCAGAAAAACTGGGACCAGAACTCACTCGGCGTCTGCCCGCAATGCAGGGCCGCCTTCGTCCCCAGGCTCCCCCTGCAGAAAAACATCGTCCTGTGCGGGATAGTGGATGAGTTCAACCGAATGGGGCAGGCACAAGCCGCCAGGCTGTCGAGCGGCAACGACTCGGAGATCACATGCGACTCCTGCGCCGGCAGCAGGACAAAGGCGGCCAAGTCCTGCCTGGCCTGCCTGACCACGTACTGCGAAGCCCACCTCAGGCCTCACTACGAGAACGAGGCCTTTCGGGACCATCAGCTCACCGACCCGGTCAAAGATCTGAACAAAAGGAAGTGTAAAATGCATTGCAAGCTGCTGGAGTTTTTCTGTAAGACGGATCAGATGTGCATCTGCGGCTTGTGTATACTGCATACGCATCGAGATCACAAAGTCATCACCACGGAAGAAGAGACCACCGAGAAAAAG AAACTTCTTCAGGAAGAAAAAATAAGAAGGCAAAGTCAGATCGAAGATATTAACACAGCGATCAATAAATTAAAAGAGAATGTTACTTCTATTAAA GAAACAACATTCCAGGTGAGGTCTGACATCGATAAGCACTTTGGCGATCTCATCAACTGTATTAAAGAATCGCAGAGTATTGCGACAAACCTAATCGAGAGTGAGGAGGCTGTTGCCTTGGCCCAAGCCGACAGCATCCAGAGCTGGCTGAACCAGAGGTGCAGTGGACTGACCAGGAAAAGCGATGAGATAGACCGGCTGTTGAAATCTGACAATATTCAGCTCTTAAAG GAGTTTCAAGCTCCGGAGGAGATGGAGACAGATCAGGTATTACCCATGTTGGACACGGACATCGATAAGCAGCTCTCCAGTTTAAAGAGCGTTGTTGCCGAGATGACTAAAAATGTTATGCAGCAGCTGCACGAGGTCCACACGGAGAAGCTATCTGCAATCAAAGAAAATG GTCCCTGGGCTAATAGTCAACATCCCAGACTACAACAGGCATGCAGTTCAACATCTGCAGCATCTCAACAAAAGA ATGATTGCCAATCCACATCATCTACTAGTCTTTGTGGCGCTCCTCAACCATTAGTAGCATCTCTCCCTCGGGGCTTTTGGCCAATTCCAGCTCCTCCGATAACTG CTGATTTCCAGTCCATGCCAAATCCTGGCGCTCATCAACAACCTTTAATACCATCTCCGGGTCTTTGGGCAATGGTAACTCCTCAGATAAATG CTGCTTTCCAGTCTTTGCCAAATGATGCTCACAGGCTCATATCTTGGCCCTCAGCAACCCCAATAGGCAACGCTAATGGTCTTAGGGGGCTCCCAGGCAACCAACAAAGGG GAATGGTAATGAGTGGCCGTTATACCATTGCTCCTTGTAGAGCTCCTCTTGTCCTCCCAACAATACCTCTACCACCTCAGGTTAGGCACCAG CTGCCGCATTCTAATACTTCAGTTAAGGAGCCGGAGTCTCTCACAGCCACGGTGCTTTCAGCACTCCCCTTCCAGGAACAGAAGCAACTATTGG GAGTTTGA
- the LOC140395422 gene encoding E3 ubiquitin/ISG15 ligase TRIM25-like isoform X1, whose product MATADLLSLEQQLSCSICLEVFSNPVNLPCGHTFCLDCIQKNWDQNSLGVCPQCRAAFVPRLPLQKNIVLCGIVDEFNRMGQAQAARLSSGNDSEITCDSCAGSRTKAAKSCLACLTTYCEAHLRPHYENEAFRDHQLTDPVKDLNKRKCKMHCKLLEFFCKTDQMCICGLCILHTHRDHKVITTEEETTEKKKLLQEEKIRRQSQIEDINTAINKLKENVTSIKETTFQVRSDIDKHFGDLINCIKESQSIATNLIESEEAVALAQADSIQSWLNQRCSGLTRKSDEIDRLLKSDNIQLLKEFQAPEEMETDQVLPMLDTDIDKQLSSLKSVVAEMTKNVMQQLHEVHTEKLSAIKENGPWANSQHPRLQQACSSTSAASQQKNDCQSTSSTSLCGAPQPLVASLPRGFWPIPAPPITADFQSMPNPGAHQQPLIPSPGLWAMVTPQINAAFQSLPNDAHRLISWPSATPIGNANGLRGLPGNQQRGMVMSGRYTIAPCRAPLVLPTIPLPPQVRHQLPHSNTSVKEPESLTATVLSALPFQEQKQLLGERLFPLIQILHPSMAGKITGMLLELDNSELLKYLECSDSLRSKVDEAVVVLQRHQAQKDFLQRTNLVVATSKQKK is encoded by the exons ATGGCTACAGCAGACCTGTTATCCCTGGAACAGCAGCTCTCCTGCTCCATCTGCCTGGAAGTCTTCAGCAACCCTGTCAACCTTCCCTGCGGGCACACATTTTGCCTCGACTGCATCCAGAAAAACTGGGACCAGAACTCACTCGGCGTCTGCCCGCAATGCAGGGCCGCCTTCGTCCCCAGGCTCCCCCTGCAGAAAAACATCGTCCTGTGCGGGATAGTGGATGAGTTCAACCGAATGGGGCAGGCACAAGCCGCCAGGCTGTCGAGCGGCAACGACTCGGAGATCACATGCGACTCCTGCGCCGGCAGCAGGACAAAGGCGGCCAAGTCCTGCCTGGCCTGCCTGACCACGTACTGCGAAGCCCACCTCAGGCCTCACTACGAGAACGAGGCCTTTCGGGACCATCAGCTCACCGACCCGGTCAAAGATCTGAACAAAAGGAAGTGTAAAATGCATTGCAAGCTGCTGGAGTTTTTCTGTAAGACGGATCAGATGTGCATCTGCGGCTTGTGTATACTGCATACGCATCGAGATCACAAAGTCATCACCACGGAAGAAGAGACCACCGAGAAAAAG AAACTTCTTCAGGAAGAAAAAATAAGAAGGCAAAGTCAGATCGAAGATATTAACACAGCGATCAATAAATTAAAAGAGAATGTTACTTCTATTAAA GAAACAACATTCCAGGTGAGGTCTGACATCGATAAGCACTTTGGCGATCTCATCAACTGTATTAAAGAATCGCAGAGTATTGCGACAAACCTAATCGAGAGTGAGGAGGCTGTTGCCTTGGCCCAAGCCGACAGCATCCAGAGCTGGCTGAACCAGAGGTGCAGTGGACTGACCAGGAAAAGCGATGAGATAGACCGGCTGTTGAAATCTGACAATATTCAGCTCTTAAAG GAGTTTCAAGCTCCGGAGGAGATGGAGACAGATCAGGTATTACCCATGTTGGACACGGACATCGATAAGCAGCTCTCCAGTTTAAAGAGCGTTGTTGCCGAGATGACTAAAAATGTTATGCAGCAGCTGCACGAGGTCCACACGGAGAAGCTATCTGCAATCAAAGAAAATG GTCCCTGGGCTAATAGTCAACATCCCAGACTACAACAGGCATGCAGTTCAACATCTGCAGCATCTCAACAAAAGA ATGATTGCCAATCCACATCATCTACTAGTCTTTGTGGCGCTCCTCAACCATTAGTAGCATCTCTCCCTCGGGGCTTTTGGCCAATTCCAGCTCCTCCGATAACTG CTGATTTCCAGTCCATGCCAAATCCTGGCGCTCATCAACAACCTTTAATACCATCTCCGGGTCTTTGGGCAATGGTAACTCCTCAGATAAATG CTGCTTTCCAGTCTTTGCCAAATGATGCTCACAGGCTCATATCTTGGCCCTCAGCAACCCCAATAGGCAACGCTAATGGTCTTAGGGGGCTCCCAGGCAACCAACAAAGGG GAATGGTAATGAGTGGCCGTTATACCATTGCTCCTTGTAGAGCTCCTCTTGTCCTCCCAACAATACCTCTACCACCTCAGGTTAGGCACCAG CTGCCGCATTCTAATACTTCAGTTAAGGAGCCGGAGTCTCTCACAGCCACGGTGCTTTCAGCACTCCCCTTCCAGGAACAGAAGCAACTATTGG GTGAACGCCTTTTCCCATTGATACAAATTCTACATCCTTCCATGGCGGGAAAAATCACTGGAATGCTGCTGGAGTTGGATAACTCGGAATTATTAAAGTATTTGGAATGCTCAGATTCTCTTCGCTCAAAG